GAGCGTGGGTCCTGCGTCGCGAGGGGGATGTGTGGGAGGTCGCCTACCGCGGTCAGCGCGCGCGCCTGCGGCACTCGCGGGGCCTGGAGCACCTCACGGTGCTGCTCGCCCGTCCCGGCCAGGAGGTCCACGCCCTCGAGCTCGCCGGGGCCCGCGCGCGCCGGGATGCCGGACGCAACCACCATGTCGTGGAGCCGGGGGCGCACGGCGGTGATGCGGGCCTGCCGGTGCTCGACGGCCAGGCGAAAGCGGCGTATCGCCGCCGCCTGGAGGACCTTCAGGTCGATCTCGTCGAGGCCGAGCGGTTCGCCGATGACGAGCGGTTCGCCGATGACGAGCGGGCCGCCCGCGCCCGCGAGGAGATGGACCTGCTGACCGCGGAGCTGGCCGCCGCGGTCGGTCTCGGCGGTCGCGACCGGACGGTGGGCTCGACCGCCGAGCGCGCCCGCCAAGCCACGTCGAAGGCGGTCAAGGTGGCGCTCAGGCGCATCGCCGAGCAGCTGCCCGCACTCGGCGAGCACCTGGCGTCCACCGTGCACACCGGGACCTACTGCTCCTACACCCCGGATCCCCGAGCGCCCCTGCGCTGGGACCTCCGGGCGTGAATTGCCGGAGCCGCCCCGTGCGCCGACCGGGTGCGACGGCCGAGAGAGGGCCGGTCACCCGGCCCTCTCGTCGGTCTCCCGCCGCCCGCCTCGAGTGCCCCGCTGCGTGCCCCCGCCGCTCGCTTTGAGCCCTCATTGACTACGGCGCGACATCGACGGTCACAAGTGTGACTGCCGGGCCTACAGGCTGCGCAGGACCGCGACGACCTTGCCGAGGATCGATGCGGCCTGGTCCGTGGTCACCGGGATGGGGTCGTAGCCCTCGTTGGCGGGGTCCAGGAAGACCTCACCGGCGCGGGTGCGCCGGTAGAACTTCGCGGTCGCCTCGCCGTCGATCAGCGCCGCGCACATCTCCCCCTGCTCGACCGTGGGCTGCTGGCGCACGACGATGAGGTCGCCGGGCAGCACGCCGGCCTGCACCATCGACTCACCGCGCACGCGCAGGATGAACAGCGTGCCCTCGCCGACGAGGTCGCGGGGCAGCGGGTAGAGGTCCTCGACGCGCTCCTCGGCGAGGATGGGGACGCCGGCGGCGATCTCGCCGAGCACCGGCACGTGGCGCACCGCGGCGTGGGGGGGCGCGGACTGCTCGGTGCCGGCGTCGTAGCGCACCTCGATCGCCCGCGGCCGGGTGGGGTCGCGGCGCAGGTACCCCTCACGCTCCAGGACCCCGAGCTGGTAGTGGACGCTGGACGCCGACCGCAGCCCGACGGCCTCGCCGATCTCGCGGACGCTCGGCGGGTACCCCCGCGTCTCGACCGCGTCCCGGATGACGTCCAGCACGCGCTGCTGGCGGGGCGTCAGTGGCGTGGGCATGGTTGCTCCTTGTCGTCCGGCGCGGTCCGCGCGGTCCGCGGTCCACGAACGGCTGTTCGGAAGAACCCTTGACAACCGAACGCCTGTTCGCGATAGTCTATCCGAACGAGCGTTCTGGTCAAGGACCCGCCACGGCACCCCGCCACGGCACGCATCCCGGGTCCACGAGCAGTCGGAGAGGACACCGAGATGGTCGCCGTCGCCTGGCAGCACGCACCGGCAGGGCTTGACCGGCCCCGGCCGGTGCCGGCCGGGGCGCCCCGCGCCCCCAGGGTGCAGTGCCACGACGAGCCGGGTGCGGGACGCCGCGCCCCCCGGACCAACGGCACCCACCGCGCCCTCCGGCGACGCCGGGTGGCCGCGGGGTTCGCCGTGGCGGTCGTGGTCGGGGTGGTGGGCATGGCCTCCGGGGGGGCGCCGACCGCGCTGCGCACCGACCCGGCGGCCGGCACCGCGCCGCCGGTCACCGTGGTGGTCCAGCCCGGTGACACGCTGTGGACGGTCGTGGCCGACCACGTGCCGCCGGGCGCCGATCCGATGGCCTATGCCGTCGAGGTCGCGGCCTACAACAGCCTCGACCCGCTGGCCGTGCCCGCGGGCACCGTCGTGCGGCTGCCCCCGGTCCGGCCGTGACCGCGCGGTGGTCTCAGACGGGTGGTTGCGGGTCGTACTGGATGTGGCGGCGCAGCTGGCGGGCCCGCTCGGGGGAGTGCAGCCGCGCCACCAGGTGCAGGGCCATGTCGATGCCCGCGGACACGCCGGCGGCCGTCACCACCTCGCCGTCGTCGACGAAGCGCTCGTCGGGGCGCACCTGAATGCTGGTGCCCAGGGCGGCGAGCTGCTCCAGCGCCGCCCAGTGGCTGGTGGCGGGTCGCCCGTCGAGGAGTCCCGCGTCGGCGTACACCAGGGAGCCGGTGCACACGCTGGTCATGAGGGCCCCGCGTCCGGCCACACCACGCACGAAGGCCCGGACGGACTCGTCGCCCATCTGGGCGTCGGTCCCCATCCCGCCCGGGTAGACGAGCACGTCGATCGGGGGGGCCGTGTCCCACGTGTGGTCGGCGAGCACGCGCAGCCCGTTCGCGCAGTGGATCGGGCCGTCGGTCGGCGCGAGCGTGCAGACCGCGTACCCGTCGTCGGGGCACAGCCGCGCCCACGTGGCCAGGACCTCCCACGGGCCCGCCCAGTCGAGCTCCTCGACGCCGTCGAACAGCACGAACCCGATGCGCCTCGTGGTCATCGGGGGTGCTACCGCAGCCGCTTGATGCCGGTCATGGTCGGACCCTACCGGAGGGCCGGCCGCGGGTCATGGGGCCTCGTCGGGCGGACCGCTCAGCGCGGCGAGCTCGCGGGCGAAATCCTCCGTGGAGGTGAACCCCTTGTAGACGCTGGCGAAGCGGACGTAGGCCACCGGGTCGAGCTCGCGCAACGCGGCCATCACCTCGGCACCGACCGTCTCGCTGGCGACCTCCCGTGCGCCCGTGGCGCGCACCCGGGCCTCCACGCGGGCGACGGACCGGCGCACGGCCGCGGCGTCGACGGGCAGGTTCTTGGTCGCCTTGCCCATGCCCGCGGCGACCTTCTCGCGGCTGAAGGGCTCCACGAGCCCGTCGCGCTTGCGGACCGACAGGGGCGGCTGCTCGGCGCGCTCGAAGGTGGAGAAGCGCTGCGCGCACGCCCGGCACTGCCGTCGACGGCGCACGGCCGCACCGTCCTCGGCGGCGCGCGAGTCGACCACGCGGTCGTCGTCGGTGCCGCAGTACGGGCAGCGCATGATCGGGCCTTCCGAAACTTTTTCTCATCGATTTCCGGGTGCTCTATCCACCGTTTGTGCACAGTCTGTGGATGGCGCACCACCGGGTCGGCGGCGGTGGCGCACCGCTTCCGGCGTCCCGCCCCCTCGCCCGTCCCCAGACCTGGGAAAACGGGGCCGCCGTTGTCCACAGAATGCCGCTTGCGACCAGGCACGACAGGCGTTGTAGGGGGGTGCTAGCGTGCCGCCCAGGGTCTCCGCGGTATCCCCGGCTACCACAAGATATAGTAGGTGTTCCCCGCAGTCAAGCCTGCATCTTGCGATTCGGTGGGAATAAGGTCCTTGACCTCCCGCGGCCGACGTGCCAATCTCGACGTCGTACTTACACCGATGCGATTCCGGGTCCTGCCCCGGCGAACAGGGAGCTCCATGGTCATCACACGCAACGCCCTCCAGGCAGTGCCCTCCGGCTCGGGCACCGGCCTGCGGATCGACCGGTTCTTCACCACGGAGGGCACCCACCCCTACGACGAGCTCGAGTGGGAGCTGCGCGACGCGGTCATCACCGACTGGAAGACCGGTGCGGTCGCCTTCGAGCAGCGCGACGTGGAGTTCCCGGCGTCCTGGTCGATGAACGCCACGACGATCGTGGCCCAGAAGTACTTCCGCGGCCACCTCGGCACCCCTGAGCGCGAGCGCAGCGTGCGCCACATGATCGACCGCGTGGCCGACCGCATCACCGCGTGGGGCCGCAAGGACGGCTACTTCGCCGACGACGACTCGGCGCGGGTGTTCAACGAGGAGCTGAAGTCGATCCTCGTCAACCAGCGCGCCGCGTTCAACTCCCCGGTGTGGTTCAACGTCGGCGTGCCCGACACCCCCCAGCAGGCTTCCGCGTGCTTCATCTTGTCCGTCGAGGACAAGATGAGCTCGATCCTGAACTGGTATACCGAGGAGGGGATGATCTTCAAGGGCGGCTCGGGTGCGGGTGTGAACCTGTCGAAGATCCGCTCGTCGCGGGAGCACCTCGCCGGCGGCGGCGAGGCCAGCGGCCCGGTCAGCTTCATGCGCGGGGCCGATGCGTCCGCTGGCACGATTAAAAGTGGCGGAAAAACGAGAAGAGCCGCCAAGATGGTGATTCTCGACGTCGACCACCCCGACATCGAAGAGTTCATCTGGTGCAAGTCGCGTGAGGAGGCCAAGGCGCGCGCACTGCGCGAGGCCGGCTTCGACATGGACCTCGACGGCAAGGACTCCGGGTCGGTCCAGTACCAGAACGCCAACAACTCGGTGCGCGTCACCGACGAGTTCATGGCCGCGGTCGAGGCCGACGCCGACTTCGCGCTGAAGGCCGTGACGACCGGCGAGGCGCTCAAGACCGTCAAGGCCCGCGAGCTCATGCGCCAGATCGCCCAGGCCGCCTGGGAGTGCGCCGACCCGGGCGTGCAGTACGACACGACCATCAACGACTGGCACACCACCCCCAACGCCGGCCGCATCAACGGGTCCAACCCGTGCTGCTTCACCGGCGACACCTTGGTCGAGACGGTTGACGGTCCGGTGCGCTTCGATGTGCTGCAGAAGATGGCCGAGGCGGGCGAGGCGCTGCCGGCGGTCCGCTCGTTCGACCTGGCGGCCGGCACCCACGTGCACCGGCAGGTCAACCACGTCTGGGTCGCCGGGCACACCGCGCGCCTCGTCGAGGTGGTGACCGAGGGCGGCCTCGCGCTGCGGTGCACCCCTGACCACCGATTCCTCACCGAGGCAGGCAGCTATGTCGAGGCCCAGGACCTCGAGGTCGGCCAGCGACTCCGGGGAGTGGGCGCAGACAGCGATCGAACCGACCGCGTCGCGCAGGTGGCCGATCGCATCCTCGACGCCCCGGTCGCGGTCTTCGACCTCGAAGTGGACGACACGCACAACTTCGCCGTAAGCACCGATGCGCAGTCGGTCAGGCACGGTGTGGTGGTGAGCAACTCCGAGTACATGCATCTCGACAACTCCGCCTGCAACCTGGCATCCCTGAACCTGCGCAAGTTCGAGGCCGACGGGGTGTTCGACACCGAGGCCTTCCAGCGGGCGGTCGAGATCGTCTTCACCGCCCAGGAGATCATCGTCGGCAACTCGAGCTACCCCACTGAGAAGATCGGTGAGAACGCCCGCAAGTACCGTCAGCTCGGCCTGGGGTACGCGAACCTCGGCAGCCTGCTCATGAGCCAGGGCCTGGCCTACGACTCGGACGAGGGCCGCGCGTGGGCGTCGACCATCACGGCGCTCATGACCGGGCACGCCTACCGCACCTCCGCCGAGCTGGCGAAGGTGCAGGGGCCCTTCGAGGGCTACGCGGCCGACCGCGACGGCATGCTGCGGGTGATCGCCAAGCACAAGGACGCCGCCGAAGCGATCGACGAACGGCTGGCCCCGGCCAACATCCTCGCTGCGGCGAAGCAGTCCTGGCACGATGCGCTGGCAATCGGCACAGAGAATGGCATAAGAAATGCACAGGCGAGTGTTATTGCTCCTACCGGTACTATTGGCTTCTTGATGGATTGTGATACGACCGGAATTGAACCAGATCTCGGTCTGGTGAAGACGAAAAAACTTGTCGGCGGCGGGTCGATGCGCATCGTAAACCAGACCGTGCCGGTGGCGCTGAAGCGCCTCGGCTACCAGCCCGAGCAGGTCGAGGCGATCGTCGCCTACATCGATGAGCACGCCACCATCGAGGGTGCGCCCGCCTTCCGCGACGAGCACCTGCCGGTCTTCGACTGCGCGATGGGTGAGCGGTCGATCGCCCCGGGCGGCCACATCCGCATGATGGCGGCGGCGCAGCCGTGGCTCAGTGGGGCGATCTCGAAGTGCGTCACGGGCGAGACCCTGCTGCCCACCGAGGACGGACTCATCCGCATCGAGAGCCTGCACCAGGGCGAGGAGGCCGACAGCTTCCGACCGGAGGTGCGCGAGGTCGCGTCGCTCGGCGGCGGCCAGAAGACCGACGCCTTCTACTTCGGTGGCCGGCGCACCGTGCGTCGAATGACGCTGCGCTCGGGGCACACCGTGACCGGCACGGAGAACCACCG
This region of Egibacteraceae bacterium genomic DNA includes:
- the lexA gene encoding transcriptional repressor LexA; the encoded protein is MPTPLTPRQQRVLDVIRDAVETRGYPPSVREIGEAVGLRSASSVHYQLGVLEREGYLRRDPTRPRAIEVRYDAGTEQSAPPHAAVRHVPVLGEIAAGVPILAEERVEDLYPLPRDLVGEGTLFILRVRGESMVQAGVLPGDLIVVRQQPTVEQGEMCAALIDGEATAKFYRRTRAGEVFLDPANEGYDPIPVTTDQAASILGKVVAVLRSL
- a CDS encoding DJ-1/PfpI family protein; translated protein: MTTRRIGFVLFDGVEELDWAGPWEVLATWARLCPDDGYAVCTLAPTDGPIHCANGLRVLADHTWDTAPPIDVLVYPGGMGTDAQMGDESVRAFVRGVAGRGALMTSVCTGSLVYADAGLLDGRPATSHWAALEQLAALGTSIQVRPDERFVDDGEVVTAAGVSAGIDMALHLVARLHSPERARQLRRHIQYDPQPPV
- the nrdR gene encoding transcriptional regulator NrdR; its protein translation is MRCPYCGTDDDRVVDSRAAEDGAAVRRRRQCRACAQRFSTFERAEQPPLSVRKRDGLVEPFSREKVAAGMGKATKNLPVDAAAVRRSVARVEARVRATGAREVASETVGAEVMAALRELDPVAYVRFASVYKGFTSTEDFARELAALSGPPDEAP
- a CDS encoding LAGLIDADG family homing endonuclease; translation: MVITRNALQAVPSGSGTGLRIDRFFTTEGTHPYDELEWELRDAVITDWKTGAVAFEQRDVEFPASWSMNATTIVAQKYFRGHLGTPERERSVRHMIDRVADRITAWGRKDGYFADDDSARVFNEELKSILVNQRAAFNSPVWFNVGVPDTPQQASACFILSVEDKMSSILNWYTEEGMIFKGGSGAGVNLSKIRSSREHLAGGGEASGPVSFMRGADASAGTIKSGGKTRRAAKMVILDVDHPDIEEFIWCKSREEAKARALREAGFDMDLDGKDSGSVQYQNANNSVRVTDEFMAAVEADADFALKAVTTGEALKTVKARELMRQIAQAAWECADPGVQYDTTINDWHTTPNAGRINGSNPCCFTGDTLVETVDGPVRFDVLQKMAEAGEALPAVRSFDLAAGTHVHRQVNHVWVAGHTARLVEVVTEGGLALRCTPDHRFLTEAGSYVEAQDLEVGQRLRGVGADSDRTDRVAQVADRILDAPVAVFDLEVDDTHNFAVSTDAQSVRHGVVVSNSEYMHLDNSACNLASLNLRKFEADGVFDTEAFQRAVEIVFTAQEIIVGNSSYPTEKIGENARKYRQLGLGYANLGSLLMSQGLAYDSDEGRAWASTITALMTGHAYRTSAELAKVQGPFEGYAADRDGMLRVIAKHKDAAEAIDERLAPANILAAAKQSWHDALAIGTENGIRNAQASVIAPTGTIGFLMDCDTTGIEPDLGLVKTKKLVGGGSMRIVNQTVPVALKRLGYQPEQVEAIVAYIDEHATIEGAPAFRDEHLPVFDCAMGERSIAPGGHIRMMAAAQPWLSGAISKCVTGETLLPTEDGLIRIESLHQGEEADSFRPEVREVASLGGGQKTDAFYFGGRRTVRRMTLRSGHTVTGTENHRVMVATAVGPVWRYLDEVQPGEYVAMQYGAERWSQLPARFDDFTPAPAYGSQKPIAVPDQMTEELAFLLGAYAAEGHTTGSNWTIYITNTVPSVLERVKAAWESELGLPAKIVPGHGHRCPSVMVSSKRAVEFLDHLGCGRRASAKRIPDAILRSPRPTVLAFLQGLFLDAYASVTHVPKLAICLDAPKLLDDLQAVLTNLGVVHGRISKYNVEYGKTYDEVYAVGGHAGRLSQLVPFMEPDKAARAAKLPLEMSSHATADVVPGVSGRELYELIPKGRPGRNAKGTGRQRWRFLCDERTRHVSRHTLERLAVEPGVTLPAWLRSVLDDGLYFSPIESIKDAGQRDVYDISVPATHAFVGNGIVNHNTVNTPESSTVEDIEGIYTEGWKLGLKALAIYRDNCKVGQPMSIDKKKSEPASTTEEAEQHGMVRRRLPKQRPSQTISFQVGDAEGYLTAGEYPGDGLGEIFVKLGKQGSTLSGVMDAFAISVSLGLQYGVPLEAYVTKFTNMRFEPAGMTDDPEVKFTSSIVDYIFRRLAIEYLPTDKRHELNIHTLEERNAALDVGYPPPASAPTVDVEGQTRLPVDRPLPVDDLYGDAPLCFTCGIKMQRAGSCHVCQSCGTTSGCS